Within Verrucomicrobiota bacterium, the genomic segment CAACGCGGCTGCGCTTAATGGTCAGATTGCCTCAACCGTGTCGATTTGCGAATTGGACCTGACTGTTGCTCACTTCAAAGGCTTGTCGCTCCACGTCGTCTTCATGCTGATTCCGATGCTCCACAATTATAAACGCGACGAGCATGCATCGATCCTGAAGGATCTTAAGGAGATCGCAGAAAAAGGTGACTTAAAACCCGTTCTGGATGACAACAGCTTTTCACTCGACCAAGTATCCGATGCCTATGCTCGCCTTCAAAGTGGAAAGGGCATGGGCAAAGTGGTCGTTGAGGATTAGAATTAGAAGGCGGTCTGTGGGAGTGCAATTGAAAGTGCTGTGTTGGGGGAGGGACGGGCTCCGTCCCGTCCGCTTCGTTTTGGCCGAACAACCACTCCGGCGCCCGGACCACACGGAGGTGGTCCCTCCCGGAGAGTCTCTGAGCTTACCTTGTGAATCTAATTTCACCCTTTTTACGGAATCCCTTGCCGGACAACCCATAGTCCAAGTGTTATGATTCAACAACAATGCTCTACAGGATTTGAAACGATAAACCGCGGGTACAACCAGGTGTTTCAGAGCGGAAAATTGAGCATTGGTTTGACCGTCCCAGTCGAATCATACCCTCACTCCCCCATCCCTTCGATGGCGGATCACGTTGAAAGGATCCAACAGGCAGAAAGGCTTGGTTTTGCAGCAGTCTGGTTACGGGATGTACCTTTTAACGTTCCCTCATTCGGAGACGCTGGTCAGATCTACGATCCGTTTGTCTATCTCGGATTTATTGCAGGTCTTACCGAGTCAATAGGCATCGGTGTGGCAAGCATCATCCTGCCACTTCGTCACCCAGCACATGTGGCTAAAGCAGCAGCCAGTGCAGATGCACTCTCTAACGGCCGATTCCTACTCGGAGTTGCCTCCGGAGACCGTCCTGATGAGTACCCTGCACTTGATCTTCCATTTGAAACAAGGGGAGAAAATTTCCGTGATAGTTTTGCCTACATTCGTCATATGGCGGAAACAAATCCTGACTTCGAAAACTCCTACGGACATCTGAAGTCCGACATCGATATGTTGCCTAAACCGACTTCCGGAAGAATCCCCTTGCTAGTGACTGGGCACAGTAGACAGACGCCTGAATGGATAGCAAAAAACAGCGATGGATGGATACTTTATCCAAGGAACCCGTCGATGCAGAAGGCTATCGTGAGTGATTCGAAAGAGCTTGTCCAAAGCACAGGAACCCGCTCCCTGCCGATCATGCAATCACTGTACCTTGATCTTGATGAAGATCCAAATACTGACCCGAAGGGAATACATCTCGGCTTTCGCTCTGGAACAGCCTACCTTCTAAAACACCTCACTGCCCTCGAAGACGCAGGCATCAATCACGTCGCCCTGAATCTCCGTTTCAATCGAGCAAGAATCGAAACGACTCTGGAACGATTGGCCGATACCGTCCTTCCACACTTTTCTGCCCCTTAGCGGGCACTTCGATTAACCTCCCAGAGACACTCTATGCAAAAGACAATCCTAATAACCGGTGCCACAGATGGCATCGGTCTCGAAACGTCAAGACGCCTTCTTGCACTTGGCCACAATGTCCTGCTCCACGGCCGCAATCCTTCCAAGCTAACTCGAATTGCTCGAGATCTCTCGACGAGTAAGGAGATAGAGAGCTACGTTGCCGATCTAACGGACATGGCGGAAGTAGAAGCACTTGCGAACGCCGTTTTGGATAAGCACAAGAAACTGGATGTGCTGATCAACAACGCAGGCGTCTTAAAAAGCCCCGAAAGACTCACAAAAGACGGCCTGGACCTGAGATTCGCTGTAAACACCATCGCACCCTACCTTCTTACAAAACGGCTCTGGTCCCTCTTTGATGAATCCGGCCGAATCATTAACCTGTCCTCCGCCGCGCAAGCTCCTGTGGACTTGTCCGCTTTGATGGGAAAGACCAGCCTCGACAACATGACTGCCTACGCGCAAAGCAAATTAGCCATCACGATGTGGTCCCGCCAAATGGCTTCTGCCACTCCCGGCGCGCCAGTCATCGTTGCCGTAAATCCTGGATCCCTGCTAGCCACTAAGATGGTCAAAGAAGGTTTTGGCATGAGTGGAAAAGATCTAAACATCGGGGCCGAGGTATTGGTCCGAGCCGCACTGGCTGACGAGTTTGCAGATTCCTCTGGAAAATATTTCGACAATGACCTCGGAGTTTTTTCCGATCCTCATCCGGATGCTTTAGACAAAGACAAACTCGCTGCCATTGTCCTCAAGATCGAAGAAATTCTCGATCAACTGAAGGCATCACAAAAGACCCGATAGATGCATTTTGAATGCAGACGCGTGTCCTCGCAGAAGTCCCCATCCAGCTTCCCTAGAGAATAGTTTCGTCAACCAGTTTCTCTCTTCAGAAACCTTCTGAATCGCAGATACCGGTTTCGCGACAAAGTTTCGCAAACGCAGTCTCCTGAAAGCCTTTAGGATTAGCCCACCTAAAGTTTGTCCGTTCGAATTTTAATTTCTGTGAGAGTCATAGGAATCGCCGCAAAATTGGTTCGACTCTGAAACAGAAATTTTTCAAGGTCGGGCCGATGTTTGAGGAGGACTTAAGTTACACGGGTTTTTGGTGAGCAACCTCATGCTTTCAAACAACCTTTCTGAGCATTCTTAGCAAAACGATAAGAAACACCAATTAATACCGAACTTAGGAAAGTATAACTCGTAGTCATGAAGAGTTCTCTGGTCATCATTCTTCTCGTAGCTGCGGCAATCTTGGCGGCACTTCGTTTCGACCTTTTTGATCGCCTTCCTTTGAGTCTCGAAGACGCAGTGGATAGGGTTTCGAACTTCGACCTTGGAACACCTGAAAACCGTGGTCCAATCACTCTGACGAGTAGTGACAACCGAGAGCTGGTGGCGAAGGTTACAGGCAAGCAAGGCCCCTTTATACAGCTTGAACGTCAGGCAGACGGTGAGGTTTTTCTACTTCCATTGAATCGCCTTTCGGAAAAAAGCAGGAACCGACTAGCCAGTTGGAACGACTTTAATGAAGACAACATGCGCGACGAACTCTTCGTCAAAGCTTGCGACCATGTGAAAGCCGATTTCGTCCACTTTTCCGCCCGCGGATGTGCGCTTACCCGGAGAGACAACGAAGAGGCCCTCGAGTTTGTAGAGTCCTTTGGGCTTCAAACCAATTCATTAGCAATCGAGCCAGATGAACGAGGATACTACACGATGCCTATCGGCATGGATGACTCTCCTAGGGTGCGGGTCGCCGGCGAGTATTTTAAGAAGAATCAGGTCCAGGCGATTAAGGATGCAGTAGTCGCGGAATATATCGCATTGTTTTAAGGTGCAGTCACTATTCAGTTAGCGGACGACACCTCTGCTGGATTTACTATTTAGCGACTGTCAAAATCTCAGGACCTTCCTCAGTCACCAATACCGTATGCTCAAAGTGGGCTGAGTTCTTTCCGTCTTTCGTCACGGCCGTCCAACCGTCATCGAGCATTTCGATGCGGTAGCTACCAGCGTTTACCATGGGTTCGATCGCAAGCGCCATACCCGGCCTCAGCCTCTGACCTGAGCGCCGCTTTCCAAAATTAGGAATCTGAGGATCCTCATGCATGGTCTCGCCTACTCCATGCCCGACAAAATCCCTAACCACACTGAATCCGTTTCGCTCAACGTAGGACTGCACCGCGTGGGAAATTTCACCGACTCGATTACCCGCATGAGCTTTTGAGATGCCTTCTTCTAACGCCGCTTTCGTTACGGCGAGTAATTTCTCATCTTTTGCACTACCTTTCCCTATCAAGACAGTGCGGGCGTTGTCTCCAATCATCCCCTGGAACCGCACACAAACGTCGACCGACAGTAAGTCTCCTTCCTTGATCTCTCGATCCAAGCGGCCGATTCCGTGAACCACCTCACTATTGAGCGAAAGGCAGGTGTGAGATGGGAAAAAGAGTTCACGCACGCGATATTGATAGCAGGCACTTTCAGCACCCATTTCAGCAATGCGCTTCTTTCCCAACTGGTCCAGATCGTAGGTATTCATTCCCACCTCAACCTGATCACAGAGATCAGCCAACACCCGAGCAGCAATCTGGCACGCCTCGCGAAGAACGGGAATCTGGCTTTCGGTTAGCATCCTTTAGAGGTTATCCAGTTCCCAGCTTACAGTTTCCAATCTTTCGAAGTAGATAGAGAACTTTGAACTCTGAACGTCCAACTTCGAAAGAATCCAGTTAAATGCTCAGTGTTGGACGTTCGATGTTGGACGTTCGCCATCTCGATCCGAGGATTCTCCGCTCACCCTACCGAACGAACGAAGCGACCAAACCGAGAATAAAGAGAATTGCCGAGAGAATCAGAAGCGGTCGCCACACTTTCCAGAAATCCGAAATCTCCATTGACTCCATCATCTGGCGGTTTCGCGCCTGCTGGCTCTTACCACGAATCCGTCCCTTCTTCAGGAATCCGTCGTAGTGACGCTGAAGGAGAAAGGTTTCTACCTGCCGCATGGTGTCGAGAACAACCCCGACGGTGATGAGCATTCCAGTACCTCCGAAAAAGATAGCGACTTGAAACGGCACGTTGTAAACGAAGAGCAACAAGTCTGGGAAGACTGCGATGATGGTGAGGAACATCGCTCCCGCCAAAGTCAACCGAGTCATGACGAAGTCAAGGAACCGGGCCGTCGGCTCACCGGGACGAACCCCCGGGACAAACCCACCGTTCTTCTTCAAATCGTCCGCAATTTGGATCGGCTTGAACATCAGCGACACCCAGAAATAGCTGAAGACCAAAATCAGCAGACCATAGGTCAGATAATAGAACCAGGTTCCCCGCGCCATGAAACTGGCGAAGTCACCGAAGAAGGTCATTCCAGTCGCACCTTCGAGAGTCTGTAGGATCTGGGCAGGAAAAAGGAGGATCGCGCTCGCAAAAATCACCGGCATCACTCCGGAGTAATTCACCTTGAGCGGGAGGAAGGAATTCTGACCTCCGTAAACCTTACGACCCACAACCCGCTTTGCATACTGGACCGGGATTTTCCGCTGCGCCTGAGTGACCGCAACAATTCCAGCAGTCACCACGAGCAGAAGAACAATCATCAGAATCGCGTGCGGCAATCCCAGATCCGCAGCCTCACTACCGGGAGGTGCATTGAACATGCGGTAGGCCGTTACGATAGCGTTCGGGAGATCTGCGAGAATTCCAACGGTAATGAGCAAAGAGATTCCGTTTCCAATTCCTCTTTGGGTGATTTGCTCTCCCAACCACATGAGGATCACGGTTCCGCAGGTCAGTATCACTGTCCCGAAGACCAGAAACCAGAGATGTCCGGACACAACTATACTGCCATAAACCGCAGGATTGAAATCGCCCCCAATCAATGTTCCCGGATTCTTCTCCAGCGCCGTGATCAAGAGGATCGCCTGAACGATACAGATCACGATCGTCAGGTAGCGGGTATACTGGCTAATCTTTTGCCGCCCAACATCACCTTCCTGCTGCAATCGAGCCAGTGCCGGGAAAACCGCGCCCATCAACTGCATGATAATCGACGCGCTGATGTAAGGCATCACCCCAAGCGCGAAGATCGCCCCGTTCAGAAGCGCACCCCCGGTGAACATGTTGTAAAAACCAATTAGCCCACCACCAGCGGATGCCTGATCCGCAAAGAACGCCTTGATCGGTGCCGGATCGATTCCGGGCATTGGGATATTCGCCCCGACCCGGGCGATAAACAGCAACGCAAGTGTAAAGAAGATCCGCTGACGAAGCTCAGGAATCTTCAGGCAATTGGTAAAAGCAGAAAGCATATTCCGTTCTAAAGAGCCACTCGCTCAGTGACCGATGGTTGAATCAACCTTCGACTGCCTTTCCACCAGCAGCTTCGATCTTCTCTTTCGCGGAAGCAGAGAATTTTGCTGCTTTGACGGTCAAGGCTGCAGCAATCTCGCCATTGCCCAACACCTTGAGAGGCATCGAATTGTCCCGAACCAGGCCCGCTTTTACAAGCACCTCACGGTCCACCTCGGTTACCCCGTCTTCGAGACGCCCCAAGTCGCCCAGATTGACGATCGCGTATCCCTTGTGGAACTTGAAGTTGCTGAATCCGCGGCGAGGTAGCTTGCGGAACAAGGGCATCTGACCGCCTTCAAAACCCGGCTGAATGCTGTAGCCTGACCGCGACTTGCTTCCCTTGTGGCCGCGCCCACAGGTCTTGCCATGACCGTTGCCTTCGCCCTTACCAAGGCGGCGCTTCTGGCGGTTCGACCCGTTACTATCAATTACTTCGTGCAGTTTCATCGTATTTCATTCTGTAGGTTACACCGCGACGGTGGCCTCAGCATGCAGTTCCTCACGCGTCTTCGCCGTGCGAAGGGTGAGCAAGCCAGCCATTGTCGCGTTTACCATCGCCAGTTGGTTGTTGGAACCGAGTGACTTCGAAAGGACATTCTTGATTCCAGCGGCCTCGAGCACAGCACGCACTCCACCGCCAGCAATAATTCCCGTTCCCTCACTGGCAGGGCGAAGAAGGACCTTACCTCCGTCTGCTTCACCCACAACAGGATGTGGAATCGTGTCACCGCTAAAGTCGATCGGAACCATGTGCTTGTGCGCCTGCTCCGTTCCCTTGCGGATCGCTTCTGGGACTTCCTTAGCCTTGCCGTAACCGAAACCGACTTTGCCCTTGCGGTCACCGACGACAACGAGTGCAGCAAAACTAAAACGACGTCCGCCCTTTACGACCTTCGCGCAACGGTTGATGTGGACGACTTTCTCAACGAATTCCGATTCTTCCGGTTCCGGAGCCGGAGAGCGACTGGTGTTTGAATTTCTCATTCTTTAAAACTTTAATCCGTTCTCCCGCGCACTTTCGGCGAAGGCTTTTACACATCCATGATAGAGGCGGCCAGCCCGGTCAAAGACCACGGACTCAATCCCCTTCTCACTGGCCAATGAGGCAACTTTTTCACCCAGAGCGCGAGCACCCTCAATGTTTGGCTTGGAACCTTCGCCATCCTTGGTGAGCGAGGAAACGTAAACCAAAGTCTTTCCTTCCACATCATCAATGCACTGGGCATAGATGTGCTTGTTGGAAAAACAAACCGTCAAACGGGGACGCTCGGCCGTTCCGCTGATCTTCTTTCGAATTCGCCACCGGCGGTTTTGCGCCAGCTTCTTCTTTTTCGCAAGTTTCATAATAATCCTCCGTCAGTTTACGCGGTCTTCTTTCCTTCCTTACGACGTACAAACTCACCTTCGATCCGAACGCCCTTACCTTTGTAAGGTTCGGCCGGGTAGTAGTTCTTGATACTTGCCGCGCAAGCACCAACAACCTGTTTGTCGGCACCTTCGACAGTCACTTTCGTGTTATCCGCAACCGTGATCGTGATTCCCTCAGGGATCGCGAAGTTGATCGGGTGTGAGTAACCGAGGGCAAGGTTCAGCACTTTCCCGCTTACCGAAGCCCGGAATCCAACACCTTCGATGAAAAGCTTTTTACTGAAGCCATCGACAACCCCGGCAACCATATTTGCGATGATCGACCGGGCAGTGCCATACATGGCCTTCGCACGGCGGCTGGAGTCGTTCGGGGAGACCCGAATCTCGCCATCGGCAAACTCAATCTTCACCGAAGTGTCAAACGTTTGGGAGAGAGATCCTTTCGGACCATCAATCTTGACCGTGTTGTCTGTAATCTCGGCTTTCACCTTGTCCGGAATCGCCACCGGAAGTTTTCCAATTCTGCTCATGATTTTTCCTCTTTTCTGCGATCACCAGACTTCACAAACAACCTCGCCCCCCACTTTTTGGCGGCGGGCTTCCGAATCCTTTAGCACACCCTTCGGCGTCGAAATAATCGAAAAGCCAAGACCTCCGAGAACCTTGGGCATCTCGTCGGAAGACGTGTATCGGCGGCAGCCAGGACGGCTGGCACGCTGCACGTCGGTAATTGCTGGAACGTTCCTCACGTATTTCAGGTCAATGCGAATCGCCGGAACGTTGGTCCGGACTTCGATCTTCTCACACTTGTTCAGATAGCCCTCCTTGACGAGGATCTCTCCAATCGCGAGGCGCATCTTGGAAAAGGGAGTTTCGATCGTTTCCCTACCCGCGCGGCTTCCGTTGCGGATCGCGGTGAGAAAGTCTCCGATAGTATCGTGAATAGCCATTTTCTTTCGCTCCTTCTGATTACCAGGATGATTTGGTCACTCCGGGAATCTTCCCTTCGCTGGCCATCTCACGAAATGTGATACGGGAAAGTCCGAACTTGCGGATGTAAGCGCGTGGGCGGCCGGTTACCGCACAGCGGTTACGCAACCGCACCGGAGACGAATTCCGGGGGAGCTTGGAAAGCTGCTTTTGCGCCTTAAAGAATTCCTCGTCAGAGAGATCCGGATCGAGGAGCTTTTTCTTCAAATCCTTGCGCTTCGCCCGATACTTCTCTTCGAGACGGACCCGCTTCAAATTACGTTGGATTGCTGACTTTTTGGCCATGGTAGTGAATTCAATAAAAGTTAAGCTGCAGCTGCTTCGGCCTCCGAGGACGAGCTCTTGCGGAAAGGCATACCCAGACGGGCCAGAAGGTCGTGGCCGTCATCGTCGGTGGTTGCCGAGGTAACAAAAGTGATGTCCATCCCAACGGTGCGCTTGCTGCCGTCAGTAGAGATTTCAGGAAAGATCGTGTGGTCGGAAATTCCGAGGGTGAAGTTTCCTCCGCCGTCGAGTTTGTTGGGGACCCCACGGAAGTCGCGAATGTTCGGCAGCGCGATGTTGAGGCAACGGTAAACGAAGTCCCACATGCGGGCACCACGCAAAGTCACCTTTGCTCCAATTGGCATGCCTTCTCTCAACTTGAAGTTTGAGATACTCTTCTTCGCGCGAGTGATCACCGCCTTCTGCCCCGCGATCGAGCCAAGGTCCTTGGCTGCTTCTTCAACCGCTGACTTGTCGAGACTAGCACTAACGCCAGTGTTGATCACCACCTTGGTCAGGCGAGGCACTTCGAGTGCGTTCTTATAGCCCTTCTCCTTCATCAATTCAGGGAGAATGGACTCTTGATAGACTGATTGTAATTTTGGTTTGCTCATTGTTATTCCGGATTTCCGACCCGGGGGTTAAGCTTGCCGAGAAAAGCGGAGGAGAATGAACCCACCCTTTTTCAAAGCAAGAAAATTTCACAGGTTAGCTCTTGGCGCGTGCCTCCTTCTTTGACTGAAGCATCACATTCGAGATATGGATCGAAGACTCACGTTCAACGATACCCCCCTCGGAGTCCTGTGTGCGACGCTCGTGACGCTTCCGCATGTTCACACCCTCAACGAGGACCCGCTCCTTCGCTGGAATCATCTGTAGGATTTTTCCGGTAGCGCCTTTGTGTTCGCCCGCGATCACGACGACGTCACTGCCTTTTCTAATTTTTGTAGCCATCTTACAGTACCTCCGGTGCTAGGGAGATGATTTTCATAAATTTACCGCGTAATTCACGCGCGACCGGTCCGAAGATGCGAGTGCCACGGGGGTTACCATCCTTGTTGATGATGACTACGGCGTTCCCATCGAAACGAAGGTAGCTGCCGTCGGCGCGCCGAATCGGTGCTTTTGTGCGAACGACGACCGCCTGAACCACTTCGCCCTTCTTTACCGTCGCATCCGTCGCACTTTCCTTGACGTTGCAGACAATGACATCTCCGACCGAAGCCGTTTTCTTACTTTGACCGATGCGCCGGATCATCTGGGCAACCTTTGCGCCACTGTTGTCCGCTACATCTACTCGGGTTTGCATCTGAATCATTGGTCGATCCTCGGTTTATCCAATCCTGATTTACAACGTGGGTGCAGCTTCCACCACACGAACGACGCGCCAGCGCTTCAGCTTGCTCAGAGGACGGGTCTCCATGACCTCAACCTTGTCACCAACTTTGCACTCGTTCTTTTCGTCGTGCACATGAAGCACGGTCTTCCGCTTAATCTCCTTCTTATACAAAGGATGCGGGATCTTATAAAAATACGTGACCTTGATCGTCTTCTCTCCGGAACGGGAGCTGACGACACCAATCAAATCCTTGCGGCTGTTACGCTCACTCATAGTTAATTCTTCCTTTTATCAGGAAGCCGTAGCGGCTTCCGCAGTCTTCTTTTCCTTCAAAATCGTTTGGAAACGGGCGAGGTCACGGCGAATCTCACGCAGTAGGTGTGGCTTTTCCACCTGCCCTGTCTGCTTCCGCAAACGGAGGGTGACCAACTCTGTTCTCGCATCGCGGATCTTCTTTTCGATTTCCACGACGGAAAGTTCTCTAGCTTCTTTGCTCTTCATGATTTAACCCTCTTTCCGATCAATCGAGCACTTCGCGGCTCACAAAACGACAGCGGAACGGCAGCTTACCGTCTGCCTTGCGGAAGGCCTCGCGTGCAGCAGTTACGCTGCAGCCAGACACTTCGAAAAGGATCGTGCCGGGCTTAATCACAGCTGCCCAGTATTCTACGCCACCCTTTCCTTTACCCATGCGGGTTTCCGCGGGCTTCTTGGTCACAGGACGATGAGGAAATACACGAATCCAGACCTTCCCTTTTCTCTTCAGGTGACGGTTAATCGCGACACGCGCCGCTTCAATCTGACGCGCAGTCATCCGTCCCCGGTCTAGAGTTTGAATTCCGAAATCGCCAAACGCGAGGTAATCTCCCCCCTTGGCTTTCCCCCGGACGCGTCCTTTGTGGACCTTCCGGTATTTAGTTCTCGATGGTAGCAGAGGCATTGTTCGTCGTCTCCCTAATCAGTTAAAATTGCACGTCTTCCGGCTTCAGGCAGAGCCAGCACTTGATTCCGATTTTTCCGTAAACGGTCTGCGCTTCTGCAAAACCATAGTCGATGTTCTCACGCAGGGTGTGAAGTGGCACGCGGCCGGAACGCTGCTGCTCGGTCCGGGCAATGTCAGCACCACCCAAGCGACCGCTCACCTGGATGCGGATCCCTTCAGCACCCATAGCCATGGTCGTTTGAACCGCACGCTTCATCGCACGGCGGAAGGAAATCCGTCGTTCGAGCTGCAAAGCCACATTTTCCGCTACCAAACCAGCCACGAGGTCAGGCTTTTTGATTTCCTGAACCTCGAGAAGGACTTCCTTGCCGACCTTCTTGTTCAGGTCTGCCTTCATCCGTTCGAGATCCTGGCCGCGTCGACCGATCACCATACCCGGACGAGCGGTGTGGATCGTGACGCGGATGCGGTTGGAGGCACGCTCGATGAAAACGTGGGGGACGGAGGCCGCCCGCAACCGCTTGTCGAGAAAGGAACGGATCGCGATGTCCTCTTTGAGTTGAGGAGCGAAGTCGTTCTTGCGCGCATACCAGCGAGCACGCCAGTTGCGGCGGACCGAAAGACGGAAACCGATTGGATTTACTTTTTGACCCATGATGAATAAAAGTGAGTTACGCCTCGTCGTTCAGGACGATCTTGATGTGGCAGGTTTTCTTGCTGTAGGGGTGAGCCGAACCGCGGGAGGCCGGGCGGAAACGCTTGAGAGCAGGACCTTCTTCGATGAGCGCGCGCTCCACGATGAGGTTGTCAGCTACCAGATTGTTGTTGTTCTCTGCATTCGCGATCGCTGATTGAAGCGTCTTGCGGAGAAGGCGGGCTGACTTACGGGGAATAAACCGAAGGAGGTCAAGTGCCTCAGCAGCGTTGCGGCCCTGGATCTCGCGGGCGACATCGCGGACCTTCTTCGAGGACATTCTCGCGTATTTGGTGTAAGCTTGTATTTGCATGGCTCTAGCTGGAAAAAGTGAAAGTTTTGACGATGACAGAGTTGCCGGGTTCGATTCCGGCGTCCTCGGGTCGATTGAGAATCAGCCCAACGGCGTGATTCAGACGCACGTCCACGAGCAAGATCTCACCGGTGCGTTGTTGCCCGTCGATCACGACGCAGGCCATCCCGTTCCGAAACCCTTCCAGCCATCCTGCGGAAAGGACAACCAGATCGGCTTCACTACCCACGACCACCCGCACAACCTCCGCCTCATTCGACGGCTCGAGGGAATCCACAAAACCGGGACGGGAAGGTGCTGCCGAGAGGACTACTCCAAGAAGAGGGAGCAACAGCAAGGCTAGCCTGTAGGAACGAAAGGACATCAAAGAGAAATTTACCGTTGGGTGTGAGGGTTGTGAGACTTGAAGGCACGAGTGAGCGCAAACTCACCGAGCTTGTGCCCCACCATGTTTTCGGTCACGTAGACAGGAACGAAGGAACGGCCGTTGTGGACATTGAGGTTCAGGCCAACGAAGTCCGGCGTAATAGTGGAACGGCGGGACCAAGTTTGAATCGGCTTGCGGGAGCTCGCGCGCTGCGCTTCCTCAACTTTCTTGGCAAGGCTGGGATCCACGAAGAATCCTTTTTTGATGGAACGGGCCATGGTAGTTTTTCAGTAAATAGCGGGTTAGCGTTTCATCTTACGTCCGTTTCTCCGGACGAGGATCATAGAGTTGGAAGGCTTGGACTTGCGACGGGTCGGATATCCCTTGGAGAGCTGTCCCCATGGTGAAACCGGATGACCACCACCGGAGGTGCGGCCTTCCCCACCACCCATTGGGTGATCGACAGGGTTCATCGCAACACCACGAACGCGGGGACGACGTCCCTTCCAACGGCTTCTTCCGGCCTTGCCGAGAGACTGGTTGGAATGCCCGAGGTTGCCCACTTGGCCAATGGTCGCGCGGCAGCGGGAATGAACGAGGCGGATTTCGCCGCTAGGCATTTTAAGCGTAGCGCGGTCTCCATCGACCGAAACCAACTGCGCGCCGGTTCCGGCACCGCGAGCGATCTGTGCCCCTTTACCAGGCTCCATCTCCACGCAGTGAATGCGAGTCGCTGGAGGAATTTCAGAGAGCGGATAGGAAAACCCTGGGTGGAACTCACCGTCGGCCTTCATGGAAGCGAGAATCGTGTCCCCAACCTTTACGCGGTTGGGCGCAAGGATGTAGCGCTTTTCACCATCGGCGTAGAAGAGCAGAGCGAGGAACGCGGAGCGGTTTGGATCGTACTCGATCTCGCG encodes:
- a CDS encoding LLM class oxidoreductase gives rise to the protein MIQQQCSTGFETINRGYNQVFQSGKLSIGLTVPVESYPHSPIPSMADHVERIQQAERLGFAAVWLRDVPFNVPSFGDAGQIYDPFVYLGFIAGLTESIGIGVASIILPLRHPAHVAKAAASADALSNGRFLLGVASGDRPDEYPALDLPFETRGENFRDSFAYIRHMAETNPDFENSYGHLKSDIDMLPKPTSGRIPLLVTGHSRQTPEWIAKNSDGWILYPRNPSMQKAIVSDSKELVQSTGTRSLPIMQSLYLDLDEDPNTDPKGIHLGFRSGTAYLLKHLTALEDAGINHVALNLRFNRARIETTLERLADTVLPHFSAP
- a CDS encoding SDR family NAD(P)-dependent oxidoreductase, which gives rise to MQKTILITGATDGIGLETSRRLLALGHNVLLHGRNPSKLTRIARDLSTSKEIESYVADLTDMAEVEALANAVLDKHKKLDVLINNAGVLKSPERLTKDGLDLRFAVNTIAPYLLTKRLWSLFDESGRIINLSSAAQAPVDLSALMGKTSLDNMTAYAQSKLAITMWSRQMASATPGAPVIVAVNPGSLLATKMVKEGFGMSGKDLNIGAEVLVRAALADEFADSSGKYFDNDLGVFSDPHPDALDKDKLAAIVLKIEEILDQLKASQKTR
- the map gene encoding type I methionyl aminopeptidase, translating into MLTESQIPVLREACQIAARVLADLCDQVEVGMNTYDLDQLGKKRIAEMGAESACYQYRVRELFFPSHTCLSLNSEVVHGIGRLDREIKEGDLLSVDVCVRFQGMIGDNARTVLIGKGSAKDEKLLAVTKAALEEGISKAHAGNRVGEISHAVQSYVERNGFSVVRDFVGHGVGETMHEDPQIPNFGKRRSGQRLRPGMALAIEPMVNAGSYRIEMLDDGWTAVTKDGKNSAHFEHTVLVTEEGPEILTVAK
- the secY gene encoding preprotein translocase subunit SecY, which codes for MLSAFTNCLKIPELRQRIFFTLALLFIARVGANIPMPGIDPAPIKAFFADQASAGGGLIGFYNMFTGGALLNGAIFALGVMPYISASIIMQLMGAVFPALARLQQEGDVGRQKISQYTRYLTIVICIVQAILLITALEKNPGTLIGGDFNPAVYGSIVVSGHLWFLVFGTVILTCGTVILMWLGEQITQRGIGNGISLLITVGILADLPNAIVTAYRMFNAPPGSEAADLGLPHAILMIVLLLVVTAGIVAVTQAQRKIPVQYAKRVVGRKVYGGQNSFLPLKVNYSGVMPVIFASAILLFPAQILQTLEGATGMTFFGDFASFMARGTWFYYLTYGLLILVFSYFWVSLMFKPIQIADDLKKNGGFVPGVRPGEPTARFLDFVMTRLTLAGAMFLTIIAVFPDLLLFVYNVPFQVAIFFGGTGMLITVGVVLDTMRQVETFLLQRHYDGFLKKGRIRGKSQQARNRQMMESMEISDFWKVWRPLLILSAILFILGLVASFVR
- the rplO gene encoding 50S ribosomal protein L15 — protein: MKLHEVIDSNGSNRQKRRLGKGEGNGHGKTCGRGHKGSKSRSGYSIQPGFEGGQMPLFRKLPRRGFSNFKFHKGYAIVNLGDLGRLEDGVTEVDREVLVKAGLVRDNSMPLKVLGNGEIAAALTVKAAKFSASAKEKIEAAGGKAVEG
- the rpsE gene encoding 30S ribosomal protein S5, with amino-acid sequence MRNSNTSRSPAPEPEESEFVEKVVHINRCAKVVKGGRRFSFAALVVVGDRKGKVGFGYGKAKEVPEAIRKGTEQAHKHMVPIDFSGDTIPHPVVGEADGGKVLLRPASEGTGIIAGGGVRAVLEAAGIKNVLSKSLGSNNQLAMVNATMAGLLTLRTAKTREELHAEATVAV
- the rplR gene encoding 50S ribosomal protein L18 — encoded protein: MKLAKKKKLAQNRRWRIRKKISGTAERPRLTVCFSNKHIYAQCIDDVEGKTLVYVSSLTKDGEGSKPNIEGARALGEKVASLASEKGIESVVFDRAGRLYHGCVKAFAESARENGLKF
- the rplF gene encoding 50S ribosomal protein L6; translation: MSRIGKLPVAIPDKVKAEITDNTVKIDGPKGSLSQTFDTSVKIEFADGEIRVSPNDSSRRAKAMYGTARSIIANMVAGVVDGFSKKLFIEGVGFRASVSGKVLNLALGYSHPINFAIPEGITITVADNTKVTVEGADKQVVGACAASIKNYYPAEPYKGKGVRIEGEFVRRKEGKKTA
- the rpsH gene encoding 30S ribosomal protein S8 codes for the protein MAIHDTIGDFLTAIRNGSRAGRETIETPFSKMRLAIGEILVKEGYLNKCEKIEVRTNVPAIRIDLKYVRNVPAITDVQRASRPGCRRYTSSDEMPKVLGGLGFSIISTPKGVLKDSEARRQKVGGEVVCEVW
- the rpsN gene encoding 30S ribosomal protein S14, with amino-acid sequence MAKKSAIQRNLKRVRLEEKYRAKRKDLKKKLLDPDLSDEEFFKAQKQLSKLPRNSSPVRLRNRCAVTGRPRAYIRKFGLSRITFREMASEGKIPGVTKSSW